A genomic segment from Candidatus Korarchaeum cryptofilum OPF8 encodes:
- a CDS encoding PINc/VapC family ATPase: MSDSIYVLSSDVLMRSLVRYEPGYSLIRGSKLIIPEEVLSKIEEDALSGDRFSVGALGEIIWLQDLGREGYIEEVRVEEHRGKGIDALQELAKKFSAKVLTGDRITTLSLLARGVDVQYIGPRMDGLRIYDYFDEETMSVHLKEGAPPMAKKGRPGNFRLVKLSDKKLEEFEVRTIAYEILERAKTGIDAFIEVMYDDAYIIQLGDLRVLAAFPPFSDGIEITAVRPLVKVTLDDYNLSDKLKRRLSERAEGILIAGPPGAGKTTFASALAEFYKERGRIVKTLESPRDLQVGPEITQYGRLAGSFENTADLLLLVRPDYVIFDEMRKTQDFKIFVDMRLAGVGMVGVVHCGFPIEAIQRFIDRVDLGVLPHVVDTVIFIKDGKVEKVYSLKITVKMPTGMKDVALARPVVLVKDFETETVEYEIYTFGEEVIVMPVSAKEPAVEGAPKFRLKRRKHTIILDLGPAMSDTEVTIYSGEREMATLVTDSRGRITLAKSSPLGRRVLEAIRNESLRIIPGERSEDYEFPSE, translated from the coding sequence ATGAGTGATTCGATATACGTGCTGAGTTCAGATGTGCTGATGAGGTCTCTGGTGAGATATGAGCCGGGGTACTCTCTGATAAGGGGATCCAAGCTCATAATACCGGAGGAAGTGCTCTCGAAGATAGAGGAAGATGCTCTCAGCGGTGATAGATTCAGCGTTGGCGCTTTAGGGGAGATAATATGGCTCCAGGATCTCGGGAGGGAGGGTTACATAGAGGAGGTGAGGGTTGAGGAGCACAGGGGGAAGGGAATAGATGCCCTACAGGAACTAGCCAAGAAGTTCTCCGCTAAGGTCCTCACTGGAGATAGGATAACCACTCTATCTCTTCTAGCTAGAGGAGTGGATGTCCAGTACATAGGTCCGAGGATGGATGGACTCAGGATCTACGACTACTTCGATGAGGAGACGATGAGCGTTCATCTGAAAGAGGGAGCCCCGCCTATGGCGAAGAAGGGGCGTCCGGGGAACTTCAGGTTAGTTAAGCTCTCTGATAAGAAACTGGAGGAATTTGAAGTGAGGACTATAGCCTACGAAATACTGGAGAGGGCGAAGACGGGAATAGATGCATTCATAGAGGTGATGTACGATGATGCTTACATAATACAGCTCGGGGATCTCAGGGTATTAGCGGCCTTCCCCCCATTCTCGGATGGCATCGAGATAACTGCTGTGAGACCCCTCGTGAAGGTCACTCTAGACGACTACAACTTGAGCGATAAGCTGAAGAGGAGACTGAGCGAGAGAGCTGAAGGTATATTGATAGCTGGGCCCCCGGGCGCTGGAAAGACGACTTTCGCGAGCGCGTTGGCGGAGTTCTACAAGGAGAGGGGGAGGATAGTGAAGACTCTCGAGTCACCCAGGGACCTTCAAGTGGGGCCCGAGATAACTCAATACGGGAGGCTCGCTGGCTCCTTCGAGAATACGGCAGATCTCCTCCTCTTGGTCAGGCCGGATTATGTGATATTCGATGAGATGAGGAAGACTCAAGACTTCAAGATATTCGTGGATATGAGGCTAGCTGGCGTTGGTATGGTCGGTGTCGTTCACTGCGGCTTCCCGATAGAGGCGATACAGAGGTTCATAGATAGAGTTGATTTGGGCGTCCTACCTCACGTAGTCGATACTGTCATATTCATAAAGGACGGGAAGGTTGAGAAAGTGTATTCCCTCAAGATAACGGTCAAGATGCCGACGGGAATGAAGGACGTAGCTTTAGCGAGACCAGTAGTCCTAGTTAAGGACTTCGAGACCGAGACCGTGGAGTACGAGATTTACACATTCGGGGAGGAGGTCATAGTGATGCCCGTCTCAGCTAAGGAACCAGCAGTCGAGGGGGCTCCTAAGTTCAGGTTGAAGAGGAGGAAGCACACTATAATACTGGATCTAGGTCCCGCGATGTCCGATACTGAAGTCACTATCTACTCAGGCGAGAGGGAAATGGCCACATTAGTCACGGACTCCAGGGGGAGGATAACTCTAGCGAAGAGCAGCCCTCTCGGGAGGAGGGTCCTTGAAGCGATAAGGAATGAGAGTTTGAGGATAATCCCGGGTGAGAGGAGCGAGGATTACGAATTCCCATCGGAGTGA
- a CDS encoding isopentenyl phosphate kinase gives MLYIKLGGSLITLKKEGRKEIRSDVLRRISIDIKSMMNDFKIFLAHGAGHYGHEPVLRSGLHLGMGDWNRIGASETMVGVSELNFRVAKIMMEEGIPVAPLPPRSMMRRNNGRILCETSSLKELIKAGFIPLMHGDLIPDDERGVYVLSADEIPLHLDLGFEKVIYLMDEPGVLDEAGRVIPVINRSALEGMSLPSLDATGSIRGKIESAVRLAERGVEVRISGYRDPGDLIRAINGEIGTRVI, from the coding sequence ATGCTTTACATAAAGCTCGGGGGCTCCCTGATAACACTCAAGAAGGAGGGGAGAAAAGAAATAAGGTCGGATGTCCTGAGGAGGATTTCTATTGATATTAAGAGCATGATGAATGATTTCAAGATATTCTTAGCTCATGGGGCTGGGCATTATGGGCATGAGCCCGTATTGAGGAGCGGCCTTCACTTGGGGATGGGGGACTGGAATAGGATAGGGGCCTCGGAGACGATGGTAGGGGTGAGTGAACTGAACTTCAGGGTCGCGAAAATCATGATGGAAGAGGGCATACCTGTAGCCCCCTTACCGCCGAGATCCATGATGAGGAGGAATAATGGAAGAATCCTTTGCGAGACTTCCTCGCTGAAGGAACTAATCAAAGCTGGGTTCATACCCCTGATGCACGGTGATCTGATACCGGACGATGAGAGAGGAGTCTACGTACTCTCGGCGGATGAGATACCCCTTCACTTGGACTTAGGGTTCGAGAAAGTGATATACCTCATGGATGAGCCCGGAGTCCTCGATGAAGCTGGAAGGGTAATTCCAGTTATCAACAGGAGCGCTCTTGAGGGCATGAGTCTTCCCTCGCTCGATGCGACGGGATCCATAAGGGGAAAGATAGAATCCGCTGTTAGGCTAGCTGAGAGGGGAGTTGAAGTGAGGATCTCTGGTTACAGGGATCCTGGGGATTTAATTAGAGCAATTAATGGAGAAATAGGAACAAGAGTTATCTAA
- a CDS encoding 30S ribosomal protein S9, whose product MSPKAKEVYALASARRKTARAMAVIRKGSGRLYINGLPVEVFAPNEFVRMKILEPLWLAMDHVKDLDIFARVKGGGFMAQADALRMAIGRALVNYTKSDRLKEIFKEYDRTILKGDPRQTEPKKYGGRSARARFQKSYR is encoded by the coding sequence ATGTCTCCGAAAGCTAAGGAAGTATACGCCCTAGCCTCCGCTAGGAGGAAGACCGCTAGGGCTATGGCCGTTATAAGGAAAGGATCTGGGAGGCTCTACATAAACGGCCTGCCCGTAGAAGTCTTCGCGCCTAATGAGTTCGTGAGGATGAAGATACTGGAGCCCCTATGGCTGGCGATGGATCACGTCAAGGACCTGGATATATTCGCGAGAGTGAAGGGTGGGGGTTTCATGGCCCAAGCCGATGCCCTGAGGATGGCTATAGGTAGGGCCTTAGTCAACTACACCAAGAGCGATCGCCTCAAGGAGATCTTCAAGGAATATGATAGGACCATATTGAAGGGAGATCCAAGGCAGACAGAACCTAAGAAGTACGGTGGTAGGAGCGCTAGGGCCAGGTTCCAGAAGTCTTATAGGTGA
- a CDS encoding 50S ribosomal protein L21e: MGRRSFGFLYRSRDFLSKTPRERGRPSPAKLLKEFEVGDKVVIDVEPSIRRGMPHRRYQGKVGVVMGRRGEAYLVDIKLGGKTKHLIVLPVHLKKHSG; the protein is encoded by the coding sequence ATGGGTAGGAGGTCATTCGGATTCCTCTACAGATCGAGGGATTTCCTCTCAAAGACCCCGCGCGAGAGGGGCAGGCCATCCCCAGCGAAGCTCCTCAAGGAATTCGAGGTGGGCGATAAGGTCGTAATAGATGTTGAGCCATCGATCAGAAGGGGAATGCCTCACAGGAGGTATCAGGGGAAGGTAGGTGTTGTGATGGGCAGGAGAGGGGAAGCTTATCTCGTGGACATAAAGCTAGGGGGTAAGACGAAACATCTAATAGTGCTTCCCGTCCACCTCAAGAAGCACTCGGGATGA
- a CDS encoding 50S ribosomal protein L13, with protein sequence MNFDLVIDAENKILGRIASLAAKELLKGKRVAIVNAEKAIISGNPETILKKYQTRRSIQSRINPRKSPVQPRTPDRIVWRTVRGMLPMKKAKGREALRRLRVFIGVPEELANVEKDSIIKGDVKYTIDSLKPKKSKRYITVLTLSKLLGWGGEYVSES encoded by the coding sequence ATGAATTTCGATCTTGTTATTGATGCTGAGAATAAGATCCTCGGCAGGATAGCTTCCCTAGCTGCTAAAGAGCTTTTGAAAGGTAAGAGGGTCGCGATAGTCAATGCTGAGAAGGCAATAATTTCAGGAAATCCAGAGACGATACTCAAGAAATACCAGACGAGAAGATCTATCCAGAGCAGGATAAATCCGAGGAAATCTCCAGTGCAGCCTAGGACACCTGACAGGATTGTCTGGAGGACCGTGAGGGGGATGCTTCCGATGAAGAAAGCTAAAGGGAGAGAGGCTCTCAGGAGGCTCAGGGTTTTCATAGGGGTCCCCGAGGAGCTCGCAAATGTGGAGAAGGATTCTATAATAAAGGGGGATGTCAAGTACACGATAGATTCCCTGAAGCCCAAGAAGAGCAAGCGTTATATTACTGTCCTCACTCTCTCGAAGCTGTTAGGTTGGGGTGGAGAATATGTCTCCGAAAGCTAA
- a CDS encoding signal recognition particle receptor subunit alpha: protein MVLEKLGSSLRNAVSKIMGKSVIDEAAVNEFVREVQRSLIEADVDVKLVLEISRRIKERALKESPPPGFSRRDLAVKILYEELTNLLGRKPAEIPMESKKTNVIMMVGIEGSGKTTTVAKLAFWLSKRFGKVGIISADVMRPASKLQIEQLVGPDIPVFSKESKDPVEIMREGIEFFKRERYNFVIIDTAGRHKDESSLMSELDAYREIGPDLVILTIDGTIGQAAYAQARAFAEKVPVGGVIVTKLDGAAKGGGALSAVAASGAPILFIGTGERVDDLERFDPERFVSRLLGGGDIIELAMRIEEAFKESRLMERMSKGKFDLEDFREYIQQLGKAGPMEKLLEMVPGIGGRVQLDVNSGEMDRWIAIINSMTPEERRDPSLIRGSRIERIARGSGVTAKEVRKLLKSYHQAKKLIESMSSESKARRLFRRMGIGG from the coding sequence TTGGTTTTAGAGAAGCTTGGGAGCTCCCTAAGGAATGCTGTGAGCAAGATAATGGGTAAATCTGTCATAGATGAGGCTGCTGTCAACGAATTCGTTCGAGAAGTTCAGAGGTCCCTGATAGAAGCTGATGTCGATGTTAAGCTCGTCTTAGAGATAAGTAGGAGGATCAAGGAGAGGGCCCTTAAGGAGAGCCCACCGCCGGGCTTCAGTAGAAGGGACCTAGCTGTTAAGATACTCTATGAGGAGCTCACGAACCTCCTGGGGAGGAAGCCCGCTGAGATACCTATGGAAAGTAAGAAGACGAATGTGATAATGATGGTCGGTATAGAGGGTTCGGGGAAAACAACCACTGTCGCTAAGCTGGCTTTCTGGTTATCGAAGAGATTCGGAAAAGTCGGGATAATCTCCGCGGATGTCATGAGACCGGCCTCGAAGCTCCAGATAGAGCAATTAGTCGGCCCTGATATCCCCGTCTTCTCGAAGGAATCCAAGGATCCTGTGGAGATAATGAGGGAGGGTATAGAGTTCTTCAAGAGGGAGAGGTATAACTTCGTGATAATAGACACAGCGGGGAGGCATAAGGATGAGAGCAGTTTGATGAGCGAGCTCGATGCTTACAGGGAAATAGGGCCCGATCTAGTCATATTAACAATAGATGGGACGATCGGGCAGGCAGCTTATGCACAAGCGAGGGCTTTCGCTGAGAAGGTGCCTGTGGGTGGCGTCATAGTGACTAAGCTCGATGGAGCTGCTAAGGGGGGCGGTGCGCTCTCAGCAGTAGCAGCATCAGGGGCTCCGATACTCTTCATAGGCACCGGGGAGAGGGTAGATGATCTCGAGAGGTTCGATCCCGAGAGGTTCGTTTCTAGGCTCTTAGGTGGTGGGGACATAATTGAACTCGCTATGAGAATAGAGGAGGCATTTAAGGAGAGCAGATTGATGGAGAGGATGTCAAAGGGGAAGTTCGACTTAGAGGATTTCAGGGAGTATATTCAGCAGCTTGGGAAAGCTGGCCCTATGGAGAAGCTCTTGGAGATGGTCCCGGGGATCGGTGGTAGAGTGCAGCTAGATGTAAACTCGGGGGAGATGGATAGGTGGATAGCGATAATAAACTCGATGACCCCCGAGGAGAGGAGAGATCCGTCCCTGATAAGGGGATCTAGGATAGAGAGGATAGCTAGGGGATCTGGAGTCACTGCCAAGGAAGTCAGGAAACTTTTGAAATCTTATCATCAGGCTAAGAAGCTCATAGAATCTATGTCATCGGAATCTAAGGCTAGGCGGCTCTTCAGGAGGATGGGCATAGGTGGATGA
- a CDS encoding translation initiation factor IF-5A: protein MSVTRGSAGDLRKGSYVILDDEPCEVLEVSKSKPGKHGSAKVRVEARGIFDGARRSKIFPADALVEIPIVDKKTAQVINVYGNVVQLMDLETYETFELPLPEDPELASRLKSGIEVEYWESMGKRKIVRTRGGV, encoded by the coding sequence ATGTCAGTCACTAGGGGTAGCGCGGGGGATCTGAGGAAGGGCAGTTATGTCATCCTGGATGACGAGCCATGCGAAGTCCTAGAAGTATCGAAATCGAAGCCGGGGAAGCATGGCTCAGCTAAAGTTAGGGTTGAGGCCAGGGGAATATTTGATGGAGCGAGGAGATCCAAGATATTCCCAGCAGATGCCCTAGTTGAGATACCGATCGTAGATAAGAAGACAGCTCAAGTGATAAACGTCTACGGAAATGTAGTGCAGCTCATGGATCTGGAGACTTATGAGACCTTCGAACTACCTCTCCCCGAAGATCCGGAATTGGCCTCGAGGCTGAAGAGCGGGATAGAGGTGGAGTACTGGGAGTCGATGGGGAAGAGGAAGATAGTTAGGACGAGGGGTGGCGTATAG
- a CDS encoding 50S ribosomal protein L18e → MKLKPTGPTNIRLVRMIRNLEIASRVNDAPIWKAVAEKLRRQTRRRIEVNLWKIEKYSDGVAAVVVPGKVLGEGEITKPVIVAAAGFTRSAKRKIEEAGGKAILLDDYAKINPKGSHTRIVG, encoded by the coding sequence GTGAAGTTGAAACCGACGGGACCTACGAACATAAGGCTGGTGAGGATGATAAGGAATCTTGAGATAGCATCTAGGGTGAATGATGCGCCTATCTGGAAGGCTGTCGCCGAGAAATTGAGGAGGCAGACGAGGAGGAGAATAGAGGTCAATCTGTGGAAGATAGAGAAATACTCAGATGGTGTGGCTGCCGTAGTGGTCCCAGGGAAGGTATTGGGAGAAGGTGAGATAACTAAGCCTGTAATAGTCGCAGCAGCGGGATTCACAAGGTCGGCTAAGAGGAAGATAGAGGAAGCCGGAGGAAAGGCCATCTTACTGGACGATTACGCTAAGATAAACCCCAAGGGGTCCCATACAAGGATAGTAGGGTGA
- a CDS encoding tRNA pseudouridine(54/55) synthase Pus10, with protein MDDLKGIVLCEFCEASVMGKPVDDLLNSLMNLLDSETPSGGGCHLCDGLLSRELGKMLRKALSELEGVELSSVKSGVSLPAILIEREDRIRANHNPPKMRSLKVTLTRLLDVAISSLTGLKVSQEPDAILIFDFERGDVKLELAPVFIFGRYRKLQRGISQSRRKCPECGGRGCEACGWKGKIPQGSVEGIVGEVMREFFSAEDYVLHGAGREDVDARMLGEGRPFVMELLSPKRRSADLREVESEINRRAAGLIEVKNLEFSRREKIRILKERSPNVKKLYRALVEVEGGVEEGELELLKGLEGAVIRQRTPKRVLWRRADITRLKRVYEVNFRRIDDKKFELFVLCDGGLYVKELISGDDGRTSPSVTEILGKKSFCSELDVLEVMVE; from the coding sequence GTGGATGATCTCAAGGGGATCGTTCTCTGCGAGTTTTGTGAAGCGAGCGTAATGGGTAAACCGGTAGATGATCTACTAAATAGTTTAATGAACCTACTGGATTCTGAGACTCCCTCAGGAGGGGGCTGTCACCTCTGCGATGGGCTCCTGAGTAGGGAGCTCGGTAAAATGCTCAGAAAGGCCTTGAGTGAGTTAGAGGGGGTGGAGCTGTCATCAGTGAAATCGGGCGTCTCTTTACCAGCCATCTTAATAGAGAGGGAGGACAGGATAAGGGCTAATCACAATCCTCCCAAAATGAGGTCCCTCAAGGTCACTCTGACAAGACTGCTCGATGTTGCGATTAGCTCCCTAACTGGCCTCAAGGTGAGCCAGGAACCGGATGCTATCCTGATATTCGATTTCGAGAGGGGCGATGTTAAGTTAGAACTAGCACCAGTATTCATCTTCGGAAGGTATAGGAAGCTTCAGAGAGGGATCTCCCAGTCCAGGAGGAAGTGTCCCGAGTGCGGGGGTAGAGGATGTGAGGCATGCGGTTGGAAGGGCAAGATCCCCCAGGGAAGCGTTGAGGGTATAGTCGGGGAAGTGATGAGGGAGTTCTTCTCAGCCGAGGATTACGTCCTTCACGGGGCTGGGAGGGAGGATGTAGACGCCAGGATGCTCGGCGAAGGGAGGCCCTTCGTGATGGAGTTGTTGAGCCCTAAGAGGAGGAGCGCGGACCTGAGGGAGGTGGAGTCAGAGATAAATAGGAGGGCAGCCGGCCTGATCGAGGTTAAGAATCTAGAATTCTCCAGGAGAGAAAAAATAAGGATACTAAAAGAGAGATCTCCTAATGTCAAAAAATTATATAGAGCCTTAGTAGAGGTTGAGGGGGGAGTTGAAGAGGGAGAGCTCGAGCTCCTGAAGGGGCTCGAGGGAGCTGTGATAAGGCAGAGGACGCCCAAGAGGGTGCTCTGGAGGAGGGCAGATATAACGAGATTGAAGAGAGTATACGAGGTAAATTTCAGGAGAATAGATGATAAAAAATTTGAGTTATTTGTTCTATGTGATGGTGGGCTTTACGTTAAGGAGCTTATTAGTGGAGATGATGGAAGAACCAGCCCCAGCGTGACCGAGATCCTGGGGAAAAAATCTTTTTGTAGTGAACTCGATGTACTCGAGGTAATGGTTGAGTAA
- a CDS encoding DUF655 domain-containing protein yields the protein MWRLAQGKRRPHDSWAYVLYVDEAKRRVQLVGDRYFILMEFALRPNVNVNVMDKIYVGKGARKEVSRFIRYLTYEELPPTAKMLLESVVSRIVKEGEQFFINLFNESVPVTTRLHQLELLPGIGKKTLLKILEERARKPFSSFSELAERAGIKDPAELIVRRVMDEMMGKDKYYILVAPKDILEIEEEEIR from the coding sequence ATGTGGAGGCTTGCGCAGGGAAAGAGGAGACCTCATGATAGCTGGGCCTACGTTCTCTATGTGGATGAGGCCAAGAGGAGAGTGCAACTTGTCGGAGATAGGTACTTCATACTTATGGAGTTCGCTCTGAGGCCAAACGTTAATGTTAACGTGATGGATAAGATATACGTCGGCAAGGGGGCTAGAAAGGAGGTAAGCAGATTCATAAGATACCTCACTTATGAGGAGCTCCCTCCAACAGCTAAGATGCTCTTGGAATCTGTAGTCTCGAGGATAGTGAAAGAAGGAGAACAGTTCTTCATCAATTTGTTCAATGAAAGTGTTCCCGTGACTACAAGGCTCCATCAACTCGAGCTACTCCCTGGAATAGGGAAAAAGACCCTTCTGAAGATACTTGAGGAGAGAGCGAGGAAACCATTCTCCAGCTTCTCAGAGCTCGCCGAGAGGGCGGGTATAAAGGACCCCGCGGAGCTGATAGTTAGGAGGGTGATGGATGAGATGATGGGAAAGGACAAATATTATATACTTGTGGCGCCCAAGGATATATTAGAAATTGAAGAGGAGGAAATTAGATAA